The Candidatus Hydrogenedens sp. genome includes a window with the following:
- a CDS encoding endonuclease/exonuclease/phosphatase family protein produces MGRKKSLFFWSIFILSPVLFPIITFLLLAVYSANHNPNPHDFRNSIYKNVERKPLSEPITLKIVTYNIQDTWVVGRNRQERMYALARKLIELDPDIVGFQESFIQKDRDILIKELTTKSRLKYYQYFPSGLVGSGKFTMSAFPIREIFFYRYKVTGDWYRFWEGDWWAGKGCGLSRIEIPEIGFLDFFNTHAQAGYGNPKYKYVKEAQMKELANYINTACWTEYPVILVGDFNTRRGDVAHDSLVMIANLTRVMNIESSIDHIYARNSPYYQFEVLDTIEIQKGLDNSGKPIQLSDHNGFMSTIRITPKQH; encoded by the coding sequence ATGGGAAGAAAAAAGAGTCTTTTCTTTTGGAGTATTTTTATTTTATCTCCCGTTTTATTTCCAATCATCACTTTTTTGTTATTAGCAGTATACAGTGCAAATCATAATCCCAATCCACACGATTTTAGAAACAGTATATATAAAAATGTGGAACGAAAACCGCTAAGCGAACCTATAACTTTGAAAATTGTTACTTATAACATACAAGATACGTGGGTTGTGGGTAGGAACCGCCAAGAACGAATGTATGCTCTGGCAAGAAAGCTGATTGAATTAGACCCAGACATCGTTGGATTTCAGGAATCCTTTATCCAGAAAGACCGAGATATCTTAATCAAAGAACTAACAACAAAAAGCCGATTAAAGTATTATCAATATTTTCCCAGTGGTTTGGTAGGTAGTGGAAAATTTACAATGAGTGCGTTTCCTATTCGTGAAATATTCTTCTATAGATATAAAGTTACGGGGGATTGGTATCGGTTTTGGGAAGGCGATTGGTGGGCAGGGAAAGGGTGCGGACTTTCTCGTATCGAAATACCTGAAATAGGCTTCTTAGACTTTTTTAATACACACGCTCAGGCAGGCTATGGCAATCCAAAATACAAATATGTAAAAGAGGCTCAGATGAAGGAACTTGCTAATTACATTAATACAGCCTGCTGGACGGAATACCCTGTTATTTTAGTCGGAGACTTCAACACTCGCCGTGGAGATGTGGCTCATGATAGCCTCGTTATGATTGCTAACCTGACCCGAGTTATGAATATTGAGTCGAGCATTGACCACATTTATGCACGAAACAGCCCTTACTACCAGTTTGAGGTTTTGGATACTATTGAAATTCAGAAAGGACTTGATAATAGTGGAAAACCTATACAGCTTAGTGACCATAATGGATTTATGAGCACTATCCGTATTACACCGAAACAACATTAA
- the ispH gene encoding 4-hydroxy-3-methylbut-2-enyl diphosphate reductase, which yields MHIILAKPRGFCAGVERAILCVERALDLFGKPVYVLNHIVHNTHVVNSLRDKGAIFVRDINQVPEGSILLFSAHGVSPKQWEQAKERGLKIIDATCPLVERVHRSAKKYAEQGYNIILIGDSGHDETIGTMGWAQGRVVLVQNVEDAKTVSIPDTKHIAYITQTTLSIEDCKRIVDVLRERFPDLKSPPKGNICYATTNRQKAVHALAERADMVIVVGDHESANSRRLAEIAKGMGKPSYLVLDETEIQKEWLTQAKTILITSGASVPEEHVQSVVKHLCSIEPCEIEEVCIASENIHFRLPTKIR from the coding sequence TTGCATATTATACTTGCAAAACCGCGTGGCTTTTGTGCTGGAGTTGAGCGGGCAATCCTTTGTGTTGAACGTGCACTCGACCTTTTCGGTAAGCCAGTGTATGTATTAAATCATATTGTTCACAACACTCATGTTGTGAATTCTCTTCGTGACAAAGGTGCCATTTTTGTTCGGGATATTAACCAGGTTCCCGAAGGGTCAATCCTTCTTTTTAGTGCTCATGGGGTTAGTCCAAAACAATGGGAACAAGCAAAAGAACGGGGACTAAAAATCATTGATGCAACATGTCCGCTTGTGGAACGAGTACACCGTTCCGCAAAAAAATATGCAGAGCAAGGATATAATATTATTTTGATAGGTGACTCTGGACATGATGAAACCATTGGAACTATGGGCTGGGCACAAGGTCGAGTTGTATTAGTACAAAATGTAGAGGATGCTAAAACAGTATCTATTCCAGATACGAAACATATCGCTTATATAACACAAACAACTTTGAGCATCGAGGACTGCAAACGAATAGTCGATGTTTTACGGGAACGATTTCCCGATTTAAAATCTCCACCCAAAGGGAATATTTGTTACGCCACAACCAATAGGCAAAAGGCAGTGCATGCACTTGCAGAGAGAGCAGATATGGTTATTGTTGTCGGCGACCATGAAAGTGCCAATAGCCGTCGACTTGCTGAAATTGCAAAGGGTATGGGCAAACCTTCCTATTTAGTACTGGACGAGACAGAAATTCAAAAAGAATGGTTAACACAAGCAAAAACGATTTTAATCACATCAGGGGCTTCCGTCCCAGAAGAGCATGTTCAATCTGTTGTTAAACATTTATGCTCTATTGAACCTTGCGAGATTGAAGAGGTATGTATTGCTTCCGAAAATATTCATTTCCGACTTCCTACTAAGATCCGCTAA
- a CDS encoding YifB family Mg chelatase-like AAA ATPase, with amino-acid sequence MLARVQSAHILGIEAFPLTVEVDITYGDNKTDVVGLADTAVKESRERVASALRNSGFRFPRGRVIVNLAPADIRKEGSYLDLPIALGLILAGEQAKPELDISKVLIAGELALDGSVRQVPGTLAMAILARKLGFYSILVPRDNAEEAGLVHDINVIPINNLNDAINYLHTPEIFSPWKTNYQELFQKKGVHTLDFEDVKGQAHVKRALTIASAGGHNILMIGPPGTGKTMLASRIPGILPEMSFEESLETTQIYSVASWKGQNSSFIATRPFRSPHHTTSTVAMVGGGANFQPGEISLAHNGVLFLDELPEFNRSTLEVLRQPLEEGFIHIRRAHYAITLPSRFMLVAAMNPCPCGCRTDPKRTCRCSPGDIQRYINRLSGPLLDRIDMHIEVPALSFDELTKNQSSGQSSTDIRSQVQEARNRQTYRHGTSTLLNAHLDTKQLRKYCKLPDTAQQLLVQAVEYLGLSARAYDKILRMARTIADLEGKDTITDNHIAEAVQYRSIDLKAM; translated from the coding sequence ATGCTGGCACGGGTTCAATCAGCACATATTTTAGGGATAGAAGCATTTCCATTAACTGTGGAGGTAGATATAACGTACGGCGATAATAAAACGGATGTTGTCGGCTTGGCAGATACAGCAGTGAAAGAAAGTCGTGAGCGAGTGGCATCTGCTTTACGGAATTCAGGATTCCGTTTTCCACGGGGTCGAGTAATTGTAAATTTAGCACCAGCAGATATTCGTAAAGAGGGAAGTTACTTAGACTTACCCATCGCTTTAGGACTTATTCTCGCAGGTGAACAAGCCAAACCAGAATTAGATATAAGTAAGGTATTGATAGCAGGAGAATTGGCTCTTGATGGTTCCGTACGACAAGTGCCTGGCACTTTAGCGATGGCAATTCTTGCCCGAAAACTTGGATTTTATTCTATCCTTGTGCCCAGAGATAATGCGGAAGAGGCAGGTTTAGTCCATGATATTAATGTGATACCTATCAACAATTTAAATGATGCGATTAATTATCTCCATACACCCGAGATATTCTCACCATGGAAAACAAATTATCAAGAATTGTTCCAGAAAAAAGGGGTTCACACATTAGATTTTGAAGATGTAAAGGGTCAGGCTCATGTTAAGCGTGCCTTAACAATTGCTTCTGCAGGTGGGCATAATATACTAATGATTGGCCCACCAGGTACAGGGAAAACGATGTTAGCATCACGTATTCCTGGGATTCTACCTGAGATGAGCTTTGAAGAGTCCCTTGAAACTACACAAATTTACAGCGTTGCCTCATGGAAAGGTCAAAATTCCTCTTTTATTGCAACAAGACCATTTCGTTCACCACATCACACCACATCAACAGTTGCAATGGTTGGCGGTGGAGCCAATTTCCAGCCTGGTGAGATAAGTCTTGCACATAATGGCGTTTTGTTCCTCGACGAATTACCTGAATTTAACCGCTCTACTTTAGAAGTGTTACGTCAACCATTGGAAGAAGGCTTCATCCACATCCGCCGTGCTCATTATGCCATAACTTTGCCAAGTCGGTTTATGCTCGTGGCGGCAATGAATCCTTGTCCTTGTGGTTGTCGTACTGACCCAAAACGCACTTGCCGTTGTTCGCCAGGTGATATTCAACGGTACATAAACAGACTTTCTGGACCGTTGTTAGACCGCATTGACATGCACATCGAAGTACCCGCTCTATCTTTTGATGAATTGACCAAAAATCAATCTTCGGGACAAAGTAGTACTGATATTCGTAGTCAGGTTCAAGAAGCACGAAATCGCCAAACATATCGTCATGGGACATCTACCCTTCTTAATGCACATCTCGATACCAAACAATTACGGAAATACTGCAAACTTCCAGATACAGCACAACAATTGCTCGTTCAGGCTGTTGAATATCTCGGGTTAAGTGCACGTGCATACGATAAGATTCTACGGATGGCAAGAACTATTGCTGACCTTGAAGGAAAAGACACTATTACGGACAATCACATTGCTGAAGCGGTTCAATACCGCTCTATCGACCTAAAAGCCATGTAA
- a CDS encoding LptF/LptG family permease, producing the protein MIITRVDRYILRQVIPPMIISFLAVSVLMISGILQQQVKELLDEFPLAPLRVSDFLWMSLYALPMMVGMIIPVTFLFGLMLTYERMSRFREIIAMTAGGISMFRIALPTVILSFMLSIVCFAVQDIAQPWAFRQLMKLARMDLPLRITLDLIPTGKMYEYGKLRVYIRQRNEKGELLDIVVLQPEEDGKVIAFYADKARWRKGEKENVLEMLNGFWIESQERDNQVIRGSFERLEKVIPPLQPLETIKLRTGMSLRELLKEHAHLSNEYERTKGLPLLSDLKKYRSEIADRLSFPFMCLALGLIASPIGVRMRGAGTTYAFSSGFLIVGLYFLLYKLAGGGGLMPLYMKCLLHQLPNLIIGGIGFILLIKADRL; encoded by the coding sequence ATGATTATAACAAGAGTAGACCGATATATTTTACGGCAAGTTATTCCGCCAATGATTATTTCGTTTCTGGCGGTATCTGTACTTATGATTAGTGGCATTCTTCAACAGCAGGTTAAAGAATTATTAGATGAATTTCCTCTTGCACCTTTGCGAGTTTCCGATTTTTTATGGATGTCCCTATATGCACTCCCGATGATGGTTGGAATGATTATCCCTGTAACATTTTTATTTGGATTGATGTTAACGTATGAACGGATGAGTCGATTTCGTGAAATTATCGCAATGACTGCAGGTGGTATTTCTATGTTTAGAATTGCTTTGCCCACAGTAATATTATCGTTCATGCTAAGTATTGTGTGTTTTGCCGTACAAGACATCGCTCAACCCTGGGCTTTTCGTCAATTAATGAAATTGGCAAGAATGGATTTACCACTACGAATTACTCTTGACTTAATCCCTACAGGCAAAATGTATGAATATGGAAAATTGCGAGTATATATCCGCCAACGAAATGAGAAAGGAGAATTATTAGATATCGTGGTTCTACAACCAGAAGAAGATGGAAAAGTTATTGCTTTTTATGCAGATAAAGCACGTTGGCGAAAAGGTGAAAAAGAAAATGTTTTAGAGATGTTAAATGGTTTTTGGATTGAATCTCAGGAAAGAGATAATCAGGTTATTCGTGGTAGTTTCGAACGACTCGAAAAAGTGATTCCACCGTTACAACCTTTAGAAACAATTAAACTTAGAACAGGAATGTCACTGCGAGAATTGTTAAAAGAACATGCACACTTGTCAAATGAATATGAAAGAACAAAAGGATTACCCCTCTTATCTGATTTAAAAAAGTACCGTAGTGAGATTGCAGACAGGCTTTCTTTTCCCTTTATGTGTTTGGCATTAGGATTAATAGCATCCCCTATCGGTGTGCGGATGCGTGGAGCAGGCACTACTTATGCTTTCTCCTCCGGTTTTTTAATTGTAGGACTTTACTTCCTCCTTTATAAACTCGCTGGTGGCGGTGGACTTATGCCTTTATATATGAAATGCCTACTCCATCAGTTACCTAATTTGATTATAGGTGGTATTGGATTTATCCTATTGATTAAGGCAGACCGTTTATGA
- the mutY gene encoding A/G-specific adenine glycosylase has translation MHEIILLRNKILQWYRKNARPLPWRKTKEPYFIWLSEIILQQTQIEQGTKYYLQFINTFPTVQNLANATETEVLKLWEGLGYYTRARNLLKTAKIVVSQYNGQFPTSYSELLKLPGIGPYTASAISSICFNQPIPTIDGNVRRVLSRLFEIKGLQGSIEFEDAVQDCANRLVSHRFPGDFNQALMDLGSTICKPTNPSCYICPVKKYCLAHKHGKEQLLPEKKKKSAMPVLNWAVAILINKENILLKQEKEQNFLKGLYALPWLDIKNNRGMMLVQKRLTRWVKSLGIKCNCKWTYLFQHERKYSHRIIHFYVFKGVLNREGQHNEIALSYLWIPLRDLNQIPFSRAFLEIIEKAIL, from the coding sequence ATGCACGAGATAATTTTACTACGAAATAAAATATTACAATGGTATCGGAAGAATGCAAGACCGCTTCCTTGGCGAAAAACAAAAGAACCCTATTTTATTTGGTTATCTGAGATTATTTTACAACAGACACAAATTGAACAAGGAACAAAATACTACTTACAGTTTATAAACACGTTTCCAACGGTTCAAAACCTTGCCAATGCAACAGAAACAGAAGTTCTTAAACTCTGGGAAGGGTTAGGTTATTATACGCGGGCACGAAATTTGTTAAAAACAGCAAAAATTGTTGTCTCTCAATATAATGGACAATTTCCTACATCATATTCCGAATTGTTAAAACTTCCTGGTATCGGTCCTTATACCGCTTCTGCAATCAGTAGCATTTGTTTTAATCAGCCGATACCAACAATTGATGGAAATGTTCGACGGGTATTGTCTCGTTTGTTTGAAATAAAAGGGTTACAGGGAAGTATAGAGTTTGAAGACGCTGTGCAAGATTGTGCCAATAGATTAGTTTCACATAGGTTTCCAGGAGATTTTAATCAGGCATTAATGGACTTGGGTTCTACCATCTGCAAACCGACAAATCCCTCGTGTTATATATGTCCTGTAAAAAAGTATTGCCTTGCACATAAACATGGGAAAGAGCAATTATTACCCGAGAAAAAGAAGAAGAGTGCAATGCCTGTTTTGAACTGGGCGGTAGCAATTCTAATTAATAAAGAAAATATATTATTAAAACAAGAAAAGGAACAAAATTTTTTGAAAGGTTTGTATGCTTTACCATGGTTAGATATTAAAAATAACAGGGGTATGATGTTAGTCCAAAAGAGATTAACACGATGGGTTAAATCGTTGGGGATTAAATGCAATTGCAAATGGACTTATTTGTTTCAACATGAACGAAAATATTCTCACAGAATTATCCATTTTTATGTATTTAAGGGGGTTCTTAATAGAGAGGGACAACATAATGAGATTGCATTATCTTATTTGTGGATACCATTGAGAGATTTGAATCAAATCCCCTTTTCAAGGGCATTTTTGGAAATTATCGAGAAAGCTATCCTATAA
- a CDS encoding FAD-linked oxidase C-terminal domain-containing protein has protein sequence MDWNKILEKVAKENPNLDLRTDRLSRWLYATDASFYELMPAGVAFPKNTEEAQTFVVKATSEGIPIIPRGAGSGLSGGALGEGLIIDMSRYMCAITNINSEARTVWAEAGVVLDNLNGALKPYGLMFGPDVATSSRATIGGMIANNSSGAFVHHYGITIDHVVAVEVITSKGEILVLDKNNSDTWNAFKKISAAVEANISEIKSRFHDEIKKRWPGYALDRYCNIIPCPVPLLGGSEGTLALITKAKLNLVPIPRNRSLFVFVFHTIKDAMESIDTLMQFQPASIEHIDDVLFNQTKGQRVFEPIRQFLELDKSTPKSLLFVEFFDPPDDLIQKIIKLKIGVKTFFCKTAEERNMLWEFRKAGLSLLTGMVGPAKPATGVEDTAVRPKDLPTYVEELIEIMNHYGVVASFYGHASAGLLHVRPVIDIHEPKEQIKFRNLATEVFALVRKYRGTFTGEHGVGMAHSEFIKDQIGEVLFKIMRQIKQEFDPLNLMNPGKIVDTDRFRFHENLRWEKLNLPFEPYLAFAFKDNSFLGNLEQCNGCGACRKETPNMCPTFIARHEEILSTRGRANIIRQTIKHAGSEKYKLNIPELKEALKYCLACRACTVECPSNVNMALLKAELLHALDKEYLPKLTKLLLSHIDTLGKLATLTPTIVNYSLKTKWIRKILEQLTGIVSERPLPKYATEPFHKWFYKKYQGWTTEKGKRGTIILWDDCFTKYHEPEIGKSAVNVLTSVGYQVEILPNHSCCGRPAFSVGNLEYAHKKGEHNLNLLSERTETIVFLEPSCFSMFYEDYKELNLEKAKSVGKRSILIEEFLNNLLEDEPHCLPIVNGKSVQVALHVHCHAKSTRGVDPMTRAFSLIPNIQVQQLTSACCGMAGAYGIMKDTYSLSLEVGEQLKHQIEILPDKTQIVASGTSCRQQISYLTNREVKHFIQLIDDIIKKESN, from the coding sequence ATGGACTGGAATAAAATTCTCGAAAAGGTAGCCAAGGAAAATCCAAATCTCGACCTTCGAACAGACCGACTGTCTCGCTGGCTTTACGCAACAGACGCTTCATTTTATGAACTCATGCCTGCAGGTGTGGCTTTCCCAAAAAACACAGAAGAAGCACAAACTTTTGTCGTAAAGGCAACATCAGAAGGGATACCGATAATTCCAAGAGGTGCAGGTTCAGGATTGAGTGGAGGTGCTCTTGGAGAAGGTTTGATTATCGATATGTCGCGTTATATGTGTGCAATAACAAATATAAACTCGGAAGCAAGAACGGTATGGGCAGAAGCAGGTGTCGTTTTGGATAATTTAAATGGAGCATTAAAACCATACGGACTTATGTTCGGTCCTGATGTGGCAACAAGTTCCCGTGCTACCATTGGTGGAATGATAGCCAATAATTCTTCTGGCGCTTTTGTACACCATTATGGTATCACAATAGACCATGTTGTTGCGGTAGAAGTTATTACTTCAAAAGGTGAGATTCTTGTTTTAGACAAAAATAATTCTGACACATGGAACGCATTTAAAAAAATCTCTGCCGCAGTAGAAGCAAATATATCCGAAATTAAAAGTAGATTCCATGATGAGATAAAAAAGCGTTGGCCTGGATACGCATTAGACCGCTATTGCAATATAATTCCATGCCCAGTTCCACTTCTTGGTGGTAGCGAAGGAACATTGGCTTTAATCACAAAGGCAAAGTTGAACTTGGTTCCTATACCCCGAAACCGTTCTTTATTCGTTTTTGTGTTCCATACAATAAAAGATGCTATGGAGTCTATCGACACATTAATGCAGTTTCAACCAGCGAGTATCGAACATATTGACGATGTCCTTTTCAATCAAACGAAAGGACAACGAGTTTTTGAACCTATCCGCCAATTTTTAGAATTAGACAAATCAACTCCAAAATCTCTCCTATTTGTTGAATTTTTTGATCCTCCGGATGACCTTATCCAAAAAATAATTAAATTGAAAATAGGGGTAAAAACATTCTTTTGTAAAACTGCTGAAGAGCGAAACATGCTCTGGGAATTCCGTAAAGCAGGTTTGTCTCTCCTTACAGGAATGGTCGGTCCTGCTAAACCTGCCACAGGAGTTGAAGATACAGCGGTTCGTCCAAAAGATTTACCTACATATGTAGAAGAATTAATAGAAATTATGAATCATTACGGTGTTGTAGCATCTTTTTATGGGCACGCCTCGGCTGGATTATTACATGTCCGACCTGTAATTGATATTCACGAACCAAAAGAGCAAATCAAATTTCGCAACCTCGCAACAGAGGTATTTGCCCTTGTTCGCAAATATCGCGGAACTTTTACAGGTGAACACGGCGTTGGAATGGCACATTCAGAGTTTATTAAAGACCAGATAGGCGAAGTCCTCTTCAAGATTATGAGGCAAATTAAGCAAGAATTTGACCCCTTAAACTTGATGAATCCTGGGAAAATCGTGGATACAGACCGATTTCGTTTTCACGAAAACCTACGATGGGAGAAACTTAATCTACCATTTGAACCTTATCTGGCTTTTGCATTTAAAGACAACTCTTTTCTTGGTAACTTAGAGCAATGCAATGGTTGCGGTGCGTGCCGAAAAGAAACACCAAATATGTGTCCTACATTTATCGCAAGACATGAAGAAATTCTATCAACGCGGGGCAGAGCCAATATTATTCGTCAAACAATTAAACACGCTGGTTCTGAAAAATATAAACTGAACATTCCCGAATTAAAAGAAGCCCTTAAATACTGCCTTGCCTGCCGTGCTTGCACTGTTGAGTGCCCTTCAAATGTAAACATGGCTCTACTAAAAGCAGAATTGCTCCACGCTCTTGATAAGGAATACTTGCCAAAATTAACAAAATTACTTCTAAGTCATATCGACACGCTTGGTAAACTTGCCACATTGACACCAACCATTGTTAATTATAGTCTTAAAACAAAATGGATAAGAAAAATTTTGGAACAACTTACAGGAATTGTTTCTGAACGACCACTACCTAAATATGCCACCGAACCATTTCATAAATGGTTTTATAAAAAATATCAAGGTTGGACAACAGAGAAGGGTAAACGTGGAACAATTATCCTTTGGGATGATTGCTTTACAAAATATCATGAACCGGAAATAGGTAAAAGTGCTGTGAATGTATTAACATCAGTAGGTTATCAAGTTGAAATACTACCAAACCACAGTTGTTGTGGAAGACCTGCTTTCAGCGTAGGAAATCTTGAGTACGCACATAAAAAAGGAGAGCATAACTTAAATTTGCTTTCAGAACGGACAGAAACCATCGTCTTCTTAGAACCATCATGCTTCTCTATGTTCTATGAGGACTATAAAGAACTAAATTTGGAAAAGGCAAAGTCTGTCGGGAAACGTTCCATATTAATAGAAGAGTTTCTAAACAATCTATTAGAGGATGAACCTCATTGTTTACCCATAGTAAACGGGAAAAGTGTTCAGGTTGCATTACATGTCCATTGTCACGCCAAATCTACCCGTGGTGTTGACCCTATGACACGGGCATTTTCACTCATACCTAACATACAGGTTCAACAGTTAACGTCTGCGTGTTGCGGTATGGCAGGTGCTTACGGCATCATGAAAGATACATACTCATTGTCATTAGAAGTCGGAGAACAACTAAAACACCAAATTGAAATATTGCCTGATAAGACACAAATCGTTGCTTCTGGAACAAGCTGTCGTCAGCAAATTTCATACCTGACAAATCGAGAAGTAAAACATTTTATTCAACTAATAGATGACATTATCAAAAAAGAAAGTAATTAG
- a CDS encoding SGNH/GDSL hydrolase family protein yields the protein MNTTNDLTSENKSTQKSRRIGNVVINIGLFIAGLCVSFGIAEIFFATWESYLLKTMGVFVPVDPKYDGAAWEVDPMQAGRFVWQADGNSIVHIRSKNKKLMYELRPNAEISEIIKINSGGFRDREYPKEKPSNVFRIAVVGDSVTFGWRQRLEDTYPKKLEALLQNHNTPNTQFEVLNFGIGGYNAEQEAELLRVKVLDYHPDLILIGFCPNDGQIGFDGGLWWHFFHGPSRTISFIRLMSIYREYKADPLFLLRRAYRDILNISQETNIPVHICIFPMIQGDELYVTPGFIQLLEQLNLPYFSLVPLFAENDYKQLMLDTVHFTVAGHEFTAQNIYEYLVRNKIVPLSTSEIANN from the coding sequence ATGAATACGACAAATGACTTAACGTCAGAAAATAAATCGACCCAAAAAAGTAGACGAATAGGTAATGTTGTTATTAATATAGGTTTATTTATTGCTGGTCTTTGTGTATCATTTGGAATTGCAGAGATATTTTTTGCTACATGGGAATCATATCTCTTGAAAACGATGGGAGTTTTTGTGCCTGTTGACCCTAAATATGATGGTGCAGCGTGGGAAGTTGACCCTATGCAAGCAGGACGTTTTGTATGGCAGGCTGATGGAAATAGCATAGTGCACATTCGTTCCAAAAATAAAAAGTTAATGTATGAATTGCGACCAAATGCGGAAATATCTGAAATAATAAAGATAAATTCAGGTGGTTTTAGAGACAGAGAGTATCCAAAGGAAAAGCCTTCTAATGTATTTCGTATAGCCGTTGTTGGCGATTCTGTTACATTTGGCTGGAGACAGAGGCTTGAAGATACATACCCCAAAAAATTAGAGGCATTACTTCAAAACCACAATACTCCAAATACCCAGTTTGAAGTGTTGAATTTTGGTATTGGTGGGTATAATGCGGAACAAGAAGCAGAACTGTTACGTGTAAAAGTTTTGGATTATCATCCTGACCTTATTCTTATCGGTTTTTGTCCAAATGATGGGCAAATTGGTTTTGATGGTGGACTATGGTGGCATTTTTTTCACGGACCCTCAAGAACTATTTCTTTTATTCGGCTTATGTCTATTTACCGAGAATACAAAGCAGACCCTCTCTTTCTTTTACGACGTGCATATAGAGATATTCTGAACATTAGTCAGGAAACGAACATACCCGTTCATATTTGTATTTTCCCCATGATTCAAGGGGATGAATTATATGTTACGCCAGGGTTTATACAATTATTGGAGCAATTAAACCTTCCCTACTTTAGTTTAGTTCCTCTATTTGCTGAGAACGATTATAAACAGTTGATGCTTGATACGGTTCATTTTACAGTGGCTGGACATGAGTTTACTGCCCAAAACATTTATGAATACCTCGTTAGAAATAAAATAGTGCCATTATCTACCAGTGAGATTGCTAACAATTGA
- a CDS encoding LptF/LptG family permease: MKTIDRYFLSSWIKTFLRVIIALAFLYILVDFFATRQESVRKYNIPFFIITQYYLLSMPKIFFQYHFLSASVMLTTFLVWGRSAQEGEITALLSGGIRFARITISALIVASLLSISSFFLEDTLGVWCASQFRTLEKQYFSYHLGDTKSGVSWTNLSGGWTCHILRFNREALTGRDVVIHRIQNERIDEIRARYIWWNTTQKKWLLEDGRHFILFPKKDMEQQVIRITQIPAPFSEPPETLFALELPQELKTWWQFYQELKRAQLFGIPTYKYEVDWYSRLSRPVSVLIMLLLALPLSTLWRKGGLILSFGVTTITAITYTLFFVLFTGLGYLEVLPPLLSAWFANFIFFTIAIYIWKRTPT, translated from the coding sequence ATGAAAACTATAGATAGGTATTTTCTGTCCTCATGGATAAAAACGTTCCTACGTGTCATTATTGCCCTTGCCTTCTTGTATATTTTAGTTGATTTTTTCGCTACACGACAGGAATCTGTCCGAAAATACAATATCCCATTTTTCATCATTACTCAATATTATCTTCTTTCCATGCCTAAAATATTCTTCCAATATCACTTTCTATCTGCATCGGTAATGTTAACAACTTTTTTAGTCTGGGGACGCAGTGCCCAAGAAGGAGAAATAACCGCCTTACTTTCTGGTGGTATCCGTTTTGCACGAATTACCATTAGTGCTTTAATCGTAGCTTCATTACTAAGTATTAGTAGTTTTTTTCTTGAAGATACTTTGGGGGTTTGGTGTGCATCACAATTTAGAACTCTTGAAAAACAATATTTTTCGTATCATCTGGGAGATACAAAATCTGGTGTAAGCTGGACAAATTTAAGTGGTGGTTGGACTTGCCATATCTTGCGATTCAATCGGGAAGCCCTTACGGGTAGAGATGTGGTAATCCATCGTATTCAGAATGAACGTATTGATGAGATTCGGGCTCGCTATATTTGGTGGAATACAACACAAAAGAAATGGCTATTAGAAGATGGTAGGCACTTTATTCTCTTTCCCAAAAAAGATATGGAACAACAAGTGATACGAATAACCCAAATCCCTGCACCATTTTCAGAGCCACCAGAAACATTGTTCGCTCTGGAATTGCCTCAAGAACTTAAAACATGGTGGCAATTTTATCAGGAACTAAAACGTGCACAGTTATTTGGGATACCAACCTATAAATACGAGGTAGATTGGTATTCCAGATTATCTCGACCAGTAAGCGTCCTTATCATGTTATTACTTGCATTACCTTTATCTACACTATGGAGAAAAGGAGGGCTGATATTAAGTTTCGGGGTAACCACCATTACCGCTATTACATATACATTATTCTTCGTATTATTTACAGGTTTAGGATACCTTGAAGTGTTACCACCTTTGTTAAGTGCATGGTTCGCAAACTTCATATTTTTTACTATTGCAATCTATATTTGGAAAAGAACACCTACTTAA